The following coding sequences lie in one Flagellimonas eckloniae genomic window:
- a CDS encoding transglutaminase domain-containing protein — protein sequence MRYLILVFIFFLTSICFSQDYYQVDSKVKNYPEFSSLTNLSIRIKNDFESNSERVRAAFTWIVSNIRYDESLDTFFAPKPNLVYLSERGRNHQIQKNTGKRIAKAFRSKKGTCIEYSMLLHKLCLTFGIDSQIIKGIAKTEIKNFKGEQLFKNHSWNVVKLNNEWAFIDATWASAYFESNSKKIVHESAEHYFLTHPSSFIKTHFPANPDWQLLSPMVDIDSFFNGPIFFPGYFANGVALASNMDGWLRLSKDNDFLIRFEKLPKKKNMQFWISETSELKKLRLKKTENNEYVFKSRLNKKLQDKKDLVLIWDNQPILAFKIQKGHEF from the coding sequence ATGAGATACTTGATATTGGTGTTTATCTTCTTTTTGACTTCTATTTGTTTTTCACAGGATTATTACCAGGTAGATTCCAAAGTTAAGAACTATCCCGAGTTCTCCAGTCTTACTAATTTATCGATACGAATAAAAAACGATTTCGAAAGCAATTCGGAAAGAGTGAGAGCGGCTTTTACATGGATTGTATCAAACATAAGGTATGATGAATCTTTGGACACTTTTTTTGCACCCAAACCAAATTTGGTTTACCTCTCGGAACGGGGAAGAAATCATCAAATACAAAAAAATACCGGTAAACGAATCGCCAAAGCCTTCCGTTCAAAAAAAGGTACTTGTATAGAATATTCAATGCTTTTGCATAAACTGTGCCTTACTTTCGGAATTGATTCCCAAATTATTAAGGGTATTGCCAAAACCGAAATAAAAAACTTTAAAGGTGAACAACTGTTCAAAAACCACTCTTGGAATGTGGTCAAATTAAATAATGAATGGGCATTCATTGATGCAACTTGGGCATCAGCCTATTTTGAATCTAATTCCAAGAAAATTGTACATGAAAGTGCTGAACATTATTTTTTAACACACCCTTCTTCATTTATAAAGACACATTTTCCTGCTAATCCAGATTGGCAATTGTTATCACCCATGGTTGATATTGATTCTTTTTTTAATGGCCCAATTTTTTTTCCAGGCTACTTCGCCAATGGAGTTGCTTTGGCATCCAACATGGATGGTTGGCTCAGGCTTTCTAAGGACAATGATTTTCTTATCCGTTTTGAAAAACTACCTAAAAAAAAGAATATGCAGTTTTGGATATCTGAAACTTCAGAACTCAAAAAACTACGGCTTAAAAAAACAGAAAACAACGAGTACGTTTTCAAGTCTAGATTGAATAAAAAATTACAAGACAAGAAAGACCTTGTTTTAATTTGGGATAATCAACCAATACTAGCTTTTAAGATTCAAAAAGGTCATGAATTTTAG
- the typA gene encoding translational GTPase TypA encodes MSKIKNIAIIAHVDHGKTTLVDKIMFHCQLFRDNENKGDLILDNNDLERERGITIVSKNVSVVYKDTKINIIDTPGHADFGGEVERVLNMADGVLLLVDAFEGPMPQTRFVLQKAIDLGLKPCVVINKVDKENCTPEEVHEKVFDLMFELGAEEWQLDFPTVYGSAKQNWMSEDWEKPTENIEPLLDMVIDHVPEFKPEEGSTQMLITSLDFSSFTGRIAIGRLQRGTLKENQQISLVKRDGAIVKTKVKELFTFEGLGRKKVQEVVAGDICAIVGMEGFEIGDTVADIENPEKLKTIAIDEPTMSMLFTINDSPFFGKDGKFVTSRHIKERLEKELEKNLALRVEETDSADKFMVFGRGVLHLSVLIETMRREGYELQIGQPQVIIKEVDGVKYEPVEHLTIDLPEEVSGKAVEMVSIRKGEMTSMEAKGSRMLCEFLIPSRGIIGLRNQLLTATAGEAIMAHRFLEYQPLKGEIAQRQNGSLVSMENGTAIPYSIDKLQERGKFFIDPGEDIYEGQVIGENSRGDDMTVNVTKTKKLSNVRSSGADDKAKIVPAIKFSLEEALEYIQKDEYVEVTPSHLRLRKIFLKEVDRKRNKID; translated from the coding sequence ATGTCTAAAATCAAGAATATTGCCATCATTGCACACGTTGACCACGGTAAAACTACACTGGTGGATAAAATCATGTTTCATTGTCAATTATTCCGTGATAATGAGAATAAAGGTGATTTGATTTTGGACAATAATGACCTGGAACGAGAGCGGGGAATTACCATTGTTTCCAAGAATGTTTCCGTTGTTTACAAAGACACAAAAATAAATATCATTGATACCCCTGGTCACGCCGATTTTGGAGGCGAAGTTGAGCGGGTTTTGAATATGGCCGATGGGGTTTTGCTGTTGGTGGATGCCTTTGAAGGGCCAATGCCCCAAACTCGATTTGTACTGCAAAAAGCTATCGATTTGGGATTGAAACCATGCGTGGTCATCAATAAAGTGGACAAAGAAAACTGTACTCCGGAAGAAGTACATGAAAAAGTTTTTGACCTCATGTTTGAATTGGGAGCAGAAGAGTGGCAATTGGATTTTCCAACGGTATATGGTTCGGCCAAACAGAATTGGATGAGCGAGGATTGGGAAAAACCAACTGAAAATATAGAACCTCTTTTGGATATGGTTATTGACCATGTTCCAGAATTCAAACCAGAAGAAGGCTCAACCCAAATGCTGATTACTTCACTGGATTTTTCATCTTTTACAGGTAGAATTGCCATTGGAAGATTACAACGCGGTACTTTAAAGGAAAACCAGCAAATTTCTTTGGTAAAAAGGGATGGAGCAATAGTAAAAACAAAAGTAAAAGAGCTTTTTACATTTGAGGGATTGGGTCGTAAAAAAGTACAGGAAGTGGTTGCTGGTGATATTTGCGCCATTGTTGGAATGGAAGGTTTTGAAATTGGTGATACCGTTGCCGATATTGAAAACCCCGAAAAACTAAAGACCATTGCCATTGATGAGCCTACCATGAGTATGCTGTTTACCATTAATGATAGCCCGTTTTTTGGTAAGGATGGAAAATTTGTGACCTCAAGGCATATAAAGGAACGCCTGGAAAAAGAGTTGGAGAAAAACTTGGCACTGCGTGTTGAAGAAACTGATAGTGCGGATAAATTTATGGTTTTTGGCCGTGGTGTTTTGCACCTTTCGGTATTAATCGAAACCATGCGTAGGGAAGGATATGAGCTTCAAATTGGTCAGCCTCAGGTAATCATTAAGGAAGTTGATGGTGTAAAATACGAACCGGTTGAACATTTGACCATTGATTTACCAGAAGAAGTATCTGGAAAGGCAGTAGAAATGGTATCCATCAGAAAAGGGGAGATGACCAGTATGGAAGCCAAGGGTTCCAGAATGCTCTGTGAGTTCTTGATTCCTTCCAGAGGAATAATAGGCCTTAGAAATCAATTGTTGACCGCAACTGCAGGTGAAGCAATTATGGCGCACCGTTTTCTTGAATATCAACCTTTAAAAGGAGAAATCGCACAACGTCAGAACGGTTCCTTGGTTTCTATGGAAAATGGTACAGCAATTCCATATTCAATTGATAAATTACAGGAAAGAGGTAAATTCTTTATCGACCCGGGAGAAGATATTTATGAAGGACAGGTGATAGGTGAGAATTCGCGCGGAGATGATATGACGGTAAATGTGACCAAGACTAAAAAACTGTCCAATGTACGGTCTTCAGGTGCCGACGATAAGGCAAAGATTGTTCCCGCAATTAAGTTTTCATTGGAGGAAGCTTTGGAATATATTCAGAAAGATGAATATGTTGAAGTTACCCCAAGTCATCTTAGGCTCCGTAAGATTTTCCTAAAGGAAGTAGATAGAAAGCGTAATAAGATTGATTAA
- the kdsA gene encoding 3-deoxy-8-phosphooctulonate synthase, giving the protein MNLEFIPQIKHTNGDNFFLLAGPCAIEGEEMALRIAEKVVKITETLKIPYVFKGSFKKANRSRIDSFTGIGDEKALKILRKVSETFKVPTITDIHTEQDAAMAADYVDVLQIPAFLVRQTDLVVAAAKTGKVVNLKKGQFMSPESMQHAVKKVTDSGNDQVWITDRGTMFGYQDMVVDFRGIPTMKQYAPVVLDITHSLQQPNQSSGVTGGRPALIGTMARAGIAAGVDGLFMETHFDPKNAKSDGANMLDLGLLEKLLTDLVAIRKVVNSL; this is encoded by the coding sequence ATGAATTTGGAGTTTATTCCACAGATAAAACACACCAACGGAGATAACTTTTTCTTACTGGCAGGCCCCTGTGCCATTGAAGGAGAAGAAATGGCATTACGAATAGCTGAAAAAGTGGTCAAGATTACCGAAACGCTTAAAATTCCATATGTTTTTAAAGGAAGTTTTAAAAAAGCCAATCGGAGTAGAATTGATTCTTTTACCGGAATTGGAGATGAAAAAGCTTTAAAAATCCTTAGAAAAGTTTCCGAAACCTTTAAAGTTCCCACAATTACAGATATTCATACCGAACAGGATGCTGCTATGGCTGCCGACTATGTGGATGTACTGCAAATACCCGCATTTTTGGTTAGACAGACCGATTTGGTAGTCGCAGCTGCCAAAACGGGCAAAGTGGTCAACCTTAAAAAAGGGCAATTCATGAGCCCGGAGAGTATGCAACATGCTGTTAAAAAAGTAACGGATTCTGGAAATGACCAAGTTTGGATCACAGACCGTGGAACCATGTTCGGCTATCAGGATATGGTGGTGGATTTTAGAGGGATTCCTACCATGAAACAATACGCACCAGTAGTTTTAGATATTACACATTCGCTGCAACAACCCAATCAGTCCTCTGGGGTTACCGGGGGCCGACCTGCCTTAATAGGAACCATGGCCAGAGCTGGTATTGCAGCAGGGGTGGACGGACTCTTTATGGAAACCCATTTTGACCCAAAAAATGCAAAAAGCGATGGGGCCAATATGCTGGATTTGGGCTTGCTTGAAAAACTATTGACGGATTTGGTGGCTATCCGAAAGGTTGTGAACTCACTTTAA
- a CDS encoding NAD(P)-dependent oxidoreductase, giving the protein MKFGIIRERKNPPDRRVVLSPTECQNVLSAFPDSQIFVEPSPIRVFTDEEYQQKSISVSKEMEKCDVLLGVKEVPIDALIPNKKYFFFSHTIKKQPYNRPLLKAILEKNIELYDHEVITNSKGQRLVAFGRYAGIVGAYNGMRAYGLKFNLFNLPKAETLKDQKALISELQKVKLPNIKILLTGRGRVGNGSREMLDAMGLKKVNVSEYLTDTFNEPVYCQIDASEYNKRKDGVRGNKADFFANPQEYKSNFFRFTEVTDFYIAGHFHGDGAPFLYTREDAKHPNFKIKLVADISCDIDGPVASTIKASTIAEPIYGYDPITEKETDFKNPNAIGVMAVDNLPCELPRDASTGFGEAFSKYVIPAFFNNDEDGILERARMTKNGSLTKRYAYLQKYVDGLE; this is encoded by the coding sequence ATGAAGTTTGGAATAATAAGAGAACGTAAAAATCCCCCAGATAGGAGAGTGGTACTATCCCCAACGGAGTGCCAAAATGTCCTTTCCGCCTTTCCCGACTCACAAATATTTGTCGAACCATCACCAATTAGGGTATTTACTGATGAAGAATACCAACAAAAGAGTATTTCCGTATCAAAAGAAATGGAAAAATGCGATGTTCTGCTAGGGGTAAAAGAAGTACCCATAGATGCCCTTATTCCCAACAAGAAATACTTTTTCTTTTCCCATACCATAAAAAAGCAGCCCTATAACCGTCCATTGTTAAAAGCAATATTGGAAAAGAACATAGAACTCTATGACCATGAGGTGATTACCAATAGCAAAGGACAACGTTTGGTGGCCTTTGGGCGGTATGCCGGAATTGTGGGAGCTTACAACGGAATGCGGGCGTATGGGTTAAAATTTAATCTATTCAACCTACCCAAAGCGGAAACATTGAAAGACCAAAAGGCATTGATCTCTGAGCTTCAAAAAGTAAAGTTGCCCAACATTAAGATTTTATTGACGGGTAGGGGTAGGGTAGGCAACGGTTCTCGTGAAATGTTGGATGCCATGGGGCTAAAAAAAGTGAACGTATCGGAATACTTAACAGATACATTCAACGAACCTGTATATTGTCAGATAGATGCATCAGAATACAATAAACGTAAGGATGGTGTAAGAGGTAATAAAGCTGATTTTTTTGCTAATCCTCAAGAATATAAATCCAACTTCTTCCGTTTTACAGAAGTAACCGATTTTTATATTGCAGGTCATTTCCATGGCGATGGTGCACCGTTTTTATATACACGTGAAGATGCAAAACATCCAAACTTTAAGATAAAACTGGTCGCGGATATCAGTTGCGATATTGATGGCCCGGTGGCATCAACAATAAAGGCTTCCACTATTGCAGAACCCATTTATGGTTATGATCCAATTACAGAGAAAGAAACTGATTTTAAAAACCCCAATGCTATCGGGGTCATGGCAGTGGATAATTTACCTTGTGAACTGCCTAGGGATGCTAGTACTGGCTTTGGGGAAGCTTTTTCAAAATATGTGATCCCCGCATTTTTCAACAATGATGAAGATGGCATTCTGGAAAGGGCAAGAATGACCAAAAATGGAAGTCTTACAAAAAGGTACGCTTACTTGCAAAAGTACGTTGATGGTCTTGAATAA
- the ppgK gene encoding polyphosphate--glucose phosphotransferase codes for MEILGIDIGGSGIKGALVNAETGEMLTERYRIPTPASRKPGDMAEVISQIVAHFKYSGPVGCGFPSIVKNGVCLSAGNLHPSWVGVNIDELFTKVTGHEFTVLNDADAAGYASMNYGVGKGRSGLVLMITIGTGLGSGAFYNGVLLPNFELGQIPYKKYKKIEQWAAASAKEREGLSFERWSKRFNKFLGLVELIVSPDLIIVGGGTSKKWKEFSHLITIETEVVKAELMNHAGIIGAAIACLREQHHGHLSQKV; via the coding sequence ATGGAAATTCTTGGTATTGATATAGGCGGATCGGGCATTAAAGGTGCATTGGTAAACGCCGAAACTGGAGAAATGCTTACAGAAAGATATCGTATTCCCACTCCTGCTTCGCGAAAACCTGGAGACATGGCTGAAGTTATTTCCCAAATTGTAGCACATTTTAAGTATAGCGGTCCCGTGGGTTGTGGTTTCCCTAGCATTGTTAAAAATGGAGTTTGTTTATCTGCAGGAAACTTACACCCTAGTTGGGTCGGGGTAAATATTGATGAACTGTTCACAAAGGTCACTGGCCATGAATTTACAGTTTTGAATGATGCCGATGCCGCAGGATATGCCTCAATGAACTATGGTGTTGGAAAAGGAAGAAGTGGTCTTGTTCTTATGATTACCATTGGCACTGGATTAGGAAGTGGCGCATTTTATAATGGCGTATTGCTTCCCAATTTTGAATTGGGTCAAATTCCTTATAAAAAATATAAAAAGATTGAACAATGGGCAGCCGCATCTGCAAAGGAAAGAGAAGGTCTTTCGTTTGAAAGATGGAGCAAACGATTTAATAAATTCCTAGGCTTAGTAGAATTGATTGTTTCTCCAGACCTTATTATTGTTGGCGGAGGAACCTCAAAAAAGTGGAAGGAATTTAGCCATTTGATAACTATTGAAACTGAAGTCGTCAAAGCGGAACTCATGAACCACGCTGGCATTATTGGAGCTGCCATTGCTTGTTTACGAGAGCAACACCATGGACATTTGAGCCAAAAAGTTTAA
- a CDS encoding alpha/beta hydrolase family protein, which translates to MSKYYISYFLILFMNLCFAQTTANKPLSADLLFTKATQSDFSISPDGKYFMQLLKSDVSNEVIIVDIDNYEILYRIPLRAKPVYDLLWLTNKRISYSSNGKIYAIDIEGTNNVILVNHIFDKTHYINRYNNRKKYRLSKIFTELKVNEDEILVQSLDYKGYSKIKRVNIYTGEEFSVIDGVYDKINSWIVDKEGRPAVGIKMNELGWKYFVKDSETQKLAPLQINISDKLYNLQYEAGTFLNQNLTFEGSSFDKDVIYLTSNINDDKRKLISYNYKEKRVLDTIAVDKNCDVGNPEGTEIRILYDYKNKELGGVRYEGVTPVFIPFSNDFKTAYAKVRRKFRTYFNDILDVDSDNNRFVIHQWSDNYAGNIGIYNVVEDNYKIMINFNAELDEYVLSKTKSIGIKNRNGKHLPSYLNLPPNYNKDDENNSSPLIVIPHGGPWSRDYWELDPYAQYFAYQGYAVLRVNFQGSVGFGKEHVLAGVEAINTVMIDDIIDAKNYIQEHYNIDTKRRYVFGHSYGGYAAYLSLIRYPEAFAGGVAIAAPTDLKSWLKTQKEEDNKFTYEYWRTVLGNRGKSYYEEISPINYVDKITKPIMVFHGRNDRIVPFEQAEIMRKEFEKRGRKDKFTTMEFLGHSMRNSSSIGYILEQSDKFFKKL; encoded by the coding sequence ATGAGTAAGTATTATATCTCCTATTTCCTCATCCTTTTTATGAATTTATGCTTTGCTCAGACTACAGCAAATAAGCCTCTTTCGGCAGATTTATTATTTACTAAAGCTACGCAAAGTGATTTTTCAATTTCTCCTGATGGGAAATATTTTATGCAACTTTTAAAGAGTGATGTGTCAAATGAGGTAATAATAGTTGATATAGATAATTATGAGATATTGTACCGAATACCACTAAGAGCTAAACCAGTTTATGATTTACTGTGGTTAACCAATAAACGAATTAGTTATAGTTCCAATGGAAAAATTTATGCAATTGATATTGAAGGGACAAATAATGTCATTCTTGTAAATCATATATTTGATAAAACTCATTATATAAACCGTTATAATAATCGTAAGAAGTATCGATTAAGTAAGATTTTTACCGAACTTAAAGTTAATGAGGATGAGATTTTAGTTCAATCATTAGATTATAAAGGCTACTCTAAAATCAAAAGGGTTAATATCTACACAGGTGAGGAGTTCAGTGTTATAGATGGCGTTTATGATAAAATAAATTCATGGATTGTTGATAAAGAAGGAAGGCCAGCGGTTGGAATCAAAATGAATGAGTTAGGCTGGAAATATTTTGTAAAAGACAGCGAAACCCAAAAATTGGCTCCTTTGCAGATTAATATTTCTGATAAACTCTATAATCTACAATATGAGGCAGGAACCTTTCTAAATCAAAATTTAACTTTTGAAGGAAGCAGTTTTGACAAGGATGTTATCTATTTAACAAGTAATATAAATGATGATAAGCGCAAGCTGATTAGTTATAATTACAAAGAAAAACGAGTTTTAGATACCATTGCTGTAGATAAAAATTGTGATGTTGGGAATCCAGAGGGTACGGAAATACGCATTTTGTATGATTACAAAAACAAAGAATTAGGAGGTGTACGATATGAGGGTGTTACACCAGTTTTTATTCCTTTTTCCAATGATTTTAAAACTGCATATGCTAAGGTAAGAAGAAAATTTAGAACCTATTTTAATGATATCCTTGATGTAGATTCTGATAATAATAGATTTGTTATCCATCAATGGAGTGATAATTATGCCGGTAATATAGGAATTTATAATGTTGTTGAGGATAATTATAAAATAATGATAAACTTTAATGCAGAACTTGATGAGTACGTTTTATCAAAAACAAAAAGTATTGGGATTAAGAACAGAAATGGAAAGCACTTACCTTCTTATCTCAATCTTCCTCCAAACTATAATAAAGATGATGAAAATAATTCTTCACCTTTAATAGTGATTCCTCACGGAGGACCTTGGTCAAGGGATTATTGGGAATTAGACCCTTATGCGCAATACTTTGCCTATCAAGGTTATGCGGTATTGAGAGTTAATTTTCAAGGATCGGTAGGATTTGGGAAAGAACATGTACTTGCTGGTGTTGAAGCTATCAATACCGTGATGATTGATGATATAATTGATGCTAAGAATTACATTCAGGAACACTATAATATTGATACTAAGAGGAGATATGTATTTGGGCATAGTTACGGGGGGTATGCTGCTTATTTAAGCTTGATTAGATACCCAGAAGCTTTTGCTGGTGGAGTTGCCATTGCAGCTCCAACGGATTTAAAAAGCTGGCTAAAAACCCAAAAAGAGGAAGACAACAAGTTTACTTATGAATATTGGAGAACTGTATTGGGGAATAGGGGTAAAAGTTATTATGAAGAGATATCGCCAATTAATTATGTGGATAAAATAACCAAACCAATAATGGTATTTCATGGTAGAAATGACAGGATAGTACCTTTTGAACAAGCAGAAATAATGAGAAAAGAGTTTGAAAAGCGTGGTAGGAAAGACAAATTTACTACTATGGAATTTCTTGGACATAGTATGAGAAACAGCAGTAGTATTGGGTATATTCTAGAGCAGAGTGATAAGTTCTTCAAGAAGTTATAA
- a CDS encoding DUF1801 domain-containing protein, protein MNPAENYILNQPEPFRSILLHLQVVITASIPSVEMKYKWRIPCFYVGKSPICYLNVSQKKGYVDIAFWNSAHLTKHLDKMISEKRKVVKSLRYSTLEEIEDQILVDVLQEAFTLRKKGFYKKSDLS, encoded by the coding sequence ATGAATCCCGCCGAAAATTACATATTGAACCAACCAGAACCTTTCCGAAGTATTTTATTACACCTACAGGTAGTTATTACAGCCTCCATTCCTAGTGTAGAAATGAAATATAAATGGCGTATTCCCTGCTTTTATGTTGGAAAAAGTCCAATTTGCTATTTGAATGTCTCCCAGAAAAAAGGCTATGTTGATATTGCTTTTTGGAATTCTGCCCATCTCACCAAACATTTGGATAAAATGATTTCCGAAAAACGTAAGGTTGTCAAATCCCTGCGTTATTCAACCTTGGAAGAAATTGAAGACCAAATTTTGGTTGATGTCTTGCAAGAGGCCTTTACTTTGAGAAAGAAAGGATTTTATAAGAAAAGTGATTTAAGTTAA
- a CDS encoding cell division ATP-binding protein FtsE yields MSDTILKLKDVAVFQNENLILKDITLEVKKGEFVYIIGKTGSGKSSFMKTLYADIPLKQGSGSVVDFGLKNLQEKDIPFLRRKLGIVFQDFKLLPDRNVNNNLRFVLKATGWTDASKMDSKIEEVLDKVGMKTKGFKFPHELSGGEQQRIAIARALLNDPELILADEPTGNLDPQTSVEVMKVLQDINQNGRTIIMATHDYALILKYPHKTLKCDGSKVFEVIQKATST; encoded by the coding sequence ATGTCAGATACTATTTTAAAATTAAAGGACGTAGCCGTTTTTCAAAATGAAAATCTCATTTTAAAAGACATCACCTTAGAAGTCAAAAAAGGAGAATTCGTTTACATTATAGGAAAAACAGGTAGCGGCAAAAGTAGTTTTATGAAAACGTTGTACGCCGACATCCCTTTAAAACAAGGGTCTGGAAGTGTGGTGGATTTTGGTTTGAAAAACTTACAAGAAAAAGACATTCCTTTTTTAAGAAGAAAGCTTGGTATTGTTTTTCAGGATTTTAAACTATTGCCTGATCGTAATGTAAATAACAATCTGCGTTTTGTACTAAAAGCAACCGGATGGACCGATGCTTCTAAAATGGATTCCAAAATTGAAGAGGTTTTGGATAAGGTAGGAATGAAAACCAAAGGTTTTAAATTTCCCCATGAACTTTCAGGTGGAGAACAGCAACGTATTGCAATTGCTCGGGCCCTCTTGAATGACCCTGAATTGATTCTTGCTGACGAACCTACTGGAAACCTTGACCCTCAAACCAGCGTTGAAGTCATGAAAGTTCTTCAGGACATTAATCAAAATGGGCGAACAATTATTATGGCCACACATGATTACGCACTAATTTTAAAATATCCCCATAAAACATTAAAATGTGATGGAAGCAAGGTTTTTGAGGTCATCCAAAAAGCAACTTCAACATGA